From the Roseibium sp. HPY-6 genome, one window contains:
- a CDS encoding phenylalanine--tRNA ligase beta subunit-related protein, which yields MRFLYSRHMQHVFPERVTGIIEVDGIQSDFTVEAEVAELTARALKRLEAETESGFPEIQAWRRAYSTMGLKPTQYRCASEALLRRLRKDGSLPKLHPLIDLCNATSVAYALPVAVFDLDHVAGDLEVREAKGDEAYIAFSGETETPDAGEIIFADEDSYAHARRWANRQSRKSAVSAETARALIVTEALHDGGAEDVAKLTEELFRMIAGTFKVTGQTELLLSPDAVYDSVNAGGRAPVD from the coding sequence ATGCGCTTTCTCTATTCACGACACATGCAACACGTCTTTCCCGAAAGAGTAACGGGGATCATCGAAGTGGACGGCATCCAGTCGGATTTCACGGTCGAGGCTGAGGTCGCGGAGCTGACCGCACGGGCCCTCAAGAGGCTGGAGGCGGAGACAGAGAGCGGCTTTCCGGAGATACAGGCCTGGCGACGCGCATATTCTACGATGGGTTTGAAACCGACGCAGTATCGTTGCGCGTCAGAGGCCCTGCTGAGGCGGTTGCGCAAGGACGGTTCGCTGCCCAAGCTGCATCCCCTGATAGACCTGTGCAACGCCACCTCCGTGGCCTATGCCTTGCCTGTGGCTGTGTTCGATCTCGATCATGTGGCTGGCGATCTTGAGGTCAGAGAGGCGAAAGGCGACGAAGCCTACATCGCCTTTTCTGGCGAGACCGAAACGCCAGACGCCGGTGAGATTATATTCGCAGATGAGGACAGCTACGCTCACGCGCGCCGATGGGCCAACCGTCAGAGCCGGAAATCGGCTGTGTCCGCCGAGACGGCACGCGCGCTGATCGTTACCGAAGCGCTGCATGACGGAGGCGCCGAGGACGTGGCGAAACTTACCGAAGAGCTTTTCAGGATGATCGCCGGCACGTTCAAGGTTACAGGCCAGACCGAGCTGCTGCTGTCGCCGGATGCCGTCTATGATTCAGTGAATGCCGGTGGTCGCGCTCCCGTGGACTGA
- a CDS encoding AraC family transcriptional regulator, whose amino-acid sequence MHKSSRLQTILPGIDAISIKSDRTFPRHTHDEFGFGYIVSGGQDSWSGRGLVEAEAGDTITVNPAELHDGIGRHGYPRHWRMLYLSPATLADFTEVPVRNAEFSRPVNKSRRALKLAINAINAVTFDMLDRNHAEQSVMLALAAQIEPHRDGDTVQTSLRSKEVQTVLDMIGQDWGAPLSLADFARAAHISKFQLLRRFSRELGATPHAYLTQHRVKRAKDMIMDGSSLADTAIACGFSDQSHLTRTFARQFGLTPGCFARSAIR is encoded by the coding sequence ATGCACAAATCGAGCCGCCTTCAAACCATTCTGCCTGGAATCGACGCGATCTCTATCAAGTCGGATCGCACGTTTCCACGGCATACCCACGATGAGTTCGGTTTTGGCTACATCGTGTCGGGCGGGCAGGACAGTTGGAGCGGGCGGGGATTGGTCGAAGCAGAAGCGGGCGACACGATTACCGTCAATCCAGCCGAATTGCATGACGGGATCGGTCGCCACGGATACCCGCGTCACTGGCGCATGTTGTATCTGTCTCCCGCCACGCTAGCAGACTTCACCGAAGTCCCGGTCCGAAACGCGGAGTTCTCGCGTCCGGTCAACAAGTCCAGACGCGCTTTGAAGCTGGCCATTAACGCCATCAATGCCGTGACGTTTGACATGCTCGACCGTAATCATGCCGAGCAGTCGGTGATGCTGGCGCTTGCTGCTCAGATTGAACCGCATCGCGACGGCGATACCGTGCAAACGTCCCTCCGCTCGAAGGAAGTCCAGACCGTCCTCGACATGATAGGTCAGGACTGGGGAGCGCCTTTGTCGCTCGCTGATTTTGCCAGGGCAGCGCACATCAGCAAGTTCCAGCTTCTTCGCAGATTTTCGCGCGAGTTGGGCGCAACCCCTCATGCCTATCTCACCCAACACCGCGTGAAACGGGCGAAGGACATGATCATGGACGGATCGTCACTTGCAGATACCGCCATTGCCTGCGGGTTCTCGGATCAAAGCCATCTAACACGAACCTTCGCTCGCCAGTTCGGCTTGACACCGGGGTGTTTTGCCAGATCAGCCATCCGCTGA
- a CDS encoding VPLPA-CTERM sorting domain-containing protein, which produces MTIRLLAIAAALVALTNSSSLAATVQLNVAGGQLLGARNVDVNGTLYDVEFVDGTCVALFNGCTSASDFDFSTRTLAVAAATSLMNTVFLDGPLGDFDSDPALTAGIEPNSLDFGFISVPYEFRPGFMSAGTINFWNEPDDTDRLSTLSSIKLTTDTSNFDEIVFARFTQSQITAVPLPAGGLLLLAGLAGLGLVQAQRKTDEAH; this is translated from the coding sequence ATGACTATTCGGCTACTTGCCATCGCCGCCGCTCTGGTTGCGCTGACAAACTCATCGAGCCTTGCGGCCACCGTGCAGTTGAACGTCGCCGGCGGCCAGCTGCTGGGCGCCAGAAACGTCGATGTCAACGGCACGCTCTACGATGTGGAATTTGTCGATGGCACCTGCGTGGCGCTTTTTAACGGGTGCACCAGCGCATCCGACTTTGATTTCTCGACGCGCACTCTGGCCGTTGCAGCGGCCACAAGTCTCATGAACACGGTTTTCCTCGATGGACCCCTGGGAGATTTCGACAGTGATCCTGCACTGACCGCGGGCATTGAACCAAACTCTTTGGACTTTGGCTTTATCAGTGTTCCGTATGAGTTCCGACCGGGATTTATGAGTGCAGGAACAATCAACTTTTGGAATGAGCCTGACGACACCGACCGTCTTTCAACGCTCTCTTCCATAAAACTCACGACTGATACGTCCAATTTCGACGAAATTGTCTTTGCCCGTTTCACCCAGTCGCAGATCACCGCTGTTCCCCTTCCTGCGGGTGGGCTTTTGTTGCTTGCCGGGCTTGCCGGGCTCGGATTGGTTCAAGCGCAGCGCAAGACAGACGAAGCTCACTGA
- a CDS encoding SulP family inorganic anion transporter: MDDCAHAEAFADETNGPVAAGAGRAPVAEGGFGPATGTQWLTDLLAILSAGLICGVLTAMFAISAAALLFATVLSTHITLAIGICLLGTIVLSMVIALFSSCPGMLSVTQEVTVVTLAVIAASIHGTMSAEHSEAEILATIIVMIGLATTVTGAALLAMGMFRLGRLIRFIPYPVLAGFLAGMGWLIVSGAMAVILGTPLSAPTLPALFETANLIKWLPAVAFAFVVDLAARRSGCPMVLPLAIAAFLVVFHVAVWVLGLPMTELQGQGWFFAPAQGGSITLPFQGNPLAQADWTAIWSELPKISALLAISGAALLFASSGIELSVRRDIDLDRELRAAGLANVLAGAGGGAAGFQGLGLTILAHHLGASYRITGLLVAAVCIAILLYGATLLSFIPIPLFGGLLLWIGGGLLYEWLIGIYAKVSRREYLIVLLILALIINVGLLEGVLVGVFAAAALFVLEYARVEVVKYAISGETFQSRVEHHPDDQAYLRKNGSKIHVLRLQGFIFFGSVQQVYHRARRCFETSDVRFLVLDCRDVTGFDSSAIQSLTKMCGMVREKDCRLIVSGLKPALSQRLNRLILGDMHGSAVLHFSETDQAVAWCEDCLLHEWENRPCTQHTQRFADRLARDLDDPHAFEAMRQYLEKITYKAQNRIIRQGEGGTDIYFIESGFVRVQLETRDEQPVHLRTLGPGTTVGEMSFFLQRARTASAIAETEVVLWRLSHNDLFQIARLQPELAHALSSHFIRTIAERLDQSNALVRSLID; encoded by the coding sequence ATGGATGACTGCGCCCACGCGGAGGCTTTCGCGGATGAGACCAACGGCCCCGTCGCCGCTGGCGCAGGACGCGCGCCCGTGGCAGAGGGTGGCTTCGGCCCTGCGACCGGCACGCAGTGGCTGACCGACCTGTTGGCCATCCTCTCCGCCGGGCTGATCTGCGGGGTGCTCACCGCGATGTTTGCCATTTCTGCGGCAGCGCTGCTGTTTGCTACGGTGCTGAGCACGCACATCACACTGGCCATCGGCATTTGCCTCCTTGGCACCATCGTGCTGAGCATGGTGATCGCACTCTTCAGTTCGTGCCCGGGAATGCTGTCGGTGACGCAAGAAGTGACTGTCGTCACGCTGGCCGTCATCGCGGCTTCAATCCACGGCACCATGTCCGCGGAACACAGCGAAGCCGAAATCCTGGCCACCATCATCGTGATGATCGGACTGGCAACAACGGTCACCGGTGCAGCGCTCCTTGCGATGGGAATGTTCCGCCTGGGCAGGCTGATCCGCTTCATTCCCTATCCGGTGCTGGCCGGGTTTCTGGCTGGTATGGGCTGGCTGATCGTCTCCGGAGCCATGGCGGTCATCCTTGGCACCCCTCTCTCGGCACCGACCCTGCCCGCGCTGTTTGAGACCGCAAACCTGATCAAATGGCTCCCCGCTGTCGCCTTCGCGTTTGTCGTGGATCTTGCCGCCCGGCGCAGCGGATGCCCGATGGTCCTGCCGCTTGCCATTGCAGCCTTCCTGGTCGTGTTCCATGTGGCGGTCTGGGTGCTCGGCCTGCCGATGACTGAACTGCAAGGCCAAGGCTGGTTCTTTGCGCCTGCGCAGGGCGGCAGCATCACCCTGCCATTTCAGGGTAACCCGCTGGCGCAAGCCGATTGGACGGCGATCTGGTCGGAGCTTCCGAAAATCAGCGCCCTGCTGGCGATAAGCGGCGCGGCGCTGCTCTTTGCATCCAGCGGCATTGAATTGTCTGTGCGCCGCGACATTGATCTGGACCGCGAGCTGCGCGCCGCTGGCCTTGCGAATGTGCTCGCAGGTGCGGGGGGCGGGGCCGCAGGGTTTCAGGGGTTGGGCCTGACGATATTGGCGCATCACCTCGGTGCGTCCTATCGCATCACGGGTCTGCTTGTGGCGGCCGTTTGTATAGCCATTCTGCTCTATGGAGCGACCCTGCTCAGCTTCATTCCAATCCCGCTCTTTGGCGGCCTTCTGCTCTGGATCGGCGGCGGCTTGCTCTATGAATGGCTGATCGGCATCTACGCAAAAGTATCGCGCCGTGAGTACCTCATCGTCTTGCTTATCCTCGCGCTGATTATCAATGTCGGACTTTTGGAGGGTGTGTTGGTGGGCGTTTTCGCGGCGGCGGCACTCTTTGTGCTGGAATATGCACGCGTTGAGGTTGTGAAATACGCCATCAGCGGCGAAACCTTTCAAAGTCGCGTGGAGCATCATCCCGATGACCAAGCCTATCTGCGGAAAAACGGCTCGAAAATACACGTGTTGAGGCTTCAGGGATTCATCTTTTTTGGAAGTGTGCAGCAGGTGTATCATCGTGCGCGACGGTGCTTCGAGACCTCGGACGTTCGGTTCCTGGTTCTGGATTGCCGGGATGTTACGGGCTTTGACTCCTCTGCCATTCAGAGTTTGACCAAGATGTGCGGGATGGTTCGGGAAAAGGACTGCAGGCTGATCGTCAGTGGGCTCAAACCGGCGCTGTCCCAAAGGCTGAACAGGCTGATTTTGGGAGACATGCATGGCTCGGCCGTTTTGCATTTCAGTGAGACAGACCAAGCCGTTGCATGGTGCGAAGACTGTCTGCTGCATGAATGGGAGAACCGCCCCTGCACGCAGCACACCCAGCGGTTTGCTGATCGACTCGCGCGCGATCTGGACGATCCGCACGCGTTTGAAGCCATGCGGCAATACCTGGAAAAAATCACGTACAAAGCGCAAAACCGCATTATCAGGCAAGGCGAAGGGGGGACAGATATCTATTTTATCGAAAGTGGTTTTGTCAGAGTTCAGCTCGAGACCCGGGATGAACAGCCAGTGCATTTGCGCACACTGGGTCCAGGCACGACTGTTGGTGAGATGTCATTCTTCTTGCAGCGCGCCCGAACCGCTTCTGCAATTGCAGAAACCGAAGTAGTTCTCTGGCGGCTCAGTCACAACGATTTATTCCAGATTGCGCGTTTGCAGCCGGAACTGGCCCACGCACTCAGCAGTCACTTCATTCGCACGATCGCCGAACGTCTCGATCAATCGAACGCACTTGTCCGATCCCTGATCGATTAA